The following are encoded in a window of Psilocybe cubensis strain MGC-MH-2018 chromosome 4, whole genome shotgun sequence genomic DNA:
- a CDS encoding UDP-glucuronic acid decarboxylase 1 — protein sequence MPAAPIRTLDKNGVEITTVGFKRFGFDSEVDIDVLRSLYLRPHYAVSSEASSSDVDDASNGKNAYLSKSIYHPDTKSISYTTLSRFTPVKLLPPSERKRILVTGGAGFVGSHLVDRLMLLGHEVTVLDNFFTGSKTTVSHWIGHPNFEMVRHDVVEPFMIECDQIYHLACPASPPHYQFNAVKTIKTSFMGTLNMLGLAKRTKARFLISSTSEVYGDPEVHPQPEDYWGHVNPIGPRACYDEGKRVAETLTYGFQRQDGVDVRVARIFNTYGPRMNPYDGRVVSNFIVQALKGEDMTVYGDGKQSRSFQYVHDLIDGLIALMNSDESRPVNIGNGDEFTIGEFAELVREIVEKVQAEDGDKPTRRVQIVYKDMPIDDPKMRRPDTTRAKESLQWQPRWTVRMGLEEMVRYYKAKMAEGSL from the exons ATGCCCGCCGCTCCG ATTCGCACTCTTGACAAAAACGGCGTCGAAATCACCACTGTTGGTTTCAAGCGTTTCGGATTCGACAGTGAGGTCGATATCGATGTTCTGCGCTCCCTCTATCTGCGCCCCCACTACGCCGTTTCATCTGAGGCCAGCTCATCAGATGTTGACGATGCTAGCAATGGCAAAAATGCATACCTGTCAAAATCAATCTACCATCCCGATACAAAGTCCATCTCATATACTACTCTGTCGCGTTTCACCCCAGTCAAATTGCTTCCCCCATCGGAGCGCAAGCGCATTTTGGTCACCGGTGGTGCTGGCTTCGTTGGTTCCCATCTAGTCGACAGGTTGATGCTTCTCGGACATGAAGTTACTGTCCTCGACAATTTCTTCACTGGTTCCAAGACCACCGTCAGCCATTGGATTGGCCACCCTAATTTTGAAATGGTTCGCCACGACGTTGTGGAACCCTTTATGATTGAGTGTGATC AAATTTATCATCTCGCTTGccctgcctctcctcctcatTACCAGTTCAATGCTGTCAAGACCATCAAGACCTCCTTTATGGGGACCCTGAACATGCTCGGACTTGCAAAGCGCACCAAGGCCCGATTTCTTATCAGCAGTACTTCGG AGGTCTACGGTGACCCCGAGGTTCACCCTCAGCCAGAGGACTA CTGGGGTCACGTCAACCCCATCGGCCCTCGTGCTTGCTATGATGAGGGAAAGCGTGTCGCTGAAACCCTAACATACGGTTTCCAACGACAAGATGGCGTTGATGTCCGTGTTGCGCGCATTTTCAATACTTACGGACCCAGAA TGAACCCCTATGATGGCCGTGTTGTCTCCAACTTCATCGTTCAGGCCCTCAAGGGCGAAGACATGACTGTCTACGGCGACGGCAAACAATCCCGTTCTTTCCAATACGTGCACGATCTGATCGACGGTCTCATTGCTCTCATGAACTCTGACGAATCTCGTCCCGTCAACATTGGCAATGGCGACGAATTCACCATTGGTGAATTTGCTGAGCTTGTTCGTGAAATTGTGGAGAAGGTCCAGGCTGAGGACGGTGATAAACCAACACGCCGCGTCCAGATTGTCTACAAGGATATGCCTATCGATGACCCTAAGATGCGTAGACCCGACACAACCAGGGCTAAGGAGAGCCTGCAGTGGCAACCGAGATGGACTGTCCGCATGGGTCTTGAAGAGATGGTTCGTTACTACAAGGCGAAGATGGCTGAGGGCAGCCTCTAA
- a CDS encoding Neuferricin translates to MSWISELSGGQPPPKFVDNSTDKVKDPSIPGRMVSTKSANRPFLAHREYREKQEALHAAWLEKKKIHDEKIAKGEKVEPLEPDPTAVQEVGLLGLLKFIVIVLVCIALAGKFFTGSFMWESNSKWLKLDTYFASPHQRLFSEKFLAEFNGKDGRPLYLAIDGDVFDVSKGKAYQPGGSYHHFVGIDAARAFGTGCFQTHRTHDTRGMSEKELASLAHWKKFYAEHKDYVKVGRVNHPPIDPSTPIPEHCDPKKAKAAKEAEEKKRKAEEKEKNNAKKPEHEEL, encoded by the exons ATGTCCTGGATCTCGGAGCTGTCAGGCGGCCAACCACCTCCCAAATTCGTCGACAATTCCACCGACAAAGTCAAGGATCCTTCAATTCCGGGAAGGATGGTTTCCACTAAATCCGCAAACCGACCTTTCCTTGC GCACAGAGAATACCGCGAAAAGCAGGAGGCGTTGCATGCCGCCTGGctcgagaagaagaagattcaCGACGAAAAGATCGCTAAGGGCGAAAAGGTCGAACCCCTGGAACCTGATCCCACGGCCGTGCAGGAAGTGGGGCTTCTAGGTCTCCTCAAgttcattgtcattgtcctAGTCTGCATCGCGCTTGCGGGCAAGTTCTTCACTGGGAGTTTTATGTGGGAAAGTAATAGCAAATGGCTCAAACTCGACACCTACTTTGCCTCA CCCCATCAACGGCTATTTTCAGAGAAATTTTTGGCAGAATTCAATGGAAAAGACGGCAGACCCTTATACTTGGCC ATTGATGGGGACGTTTTCGACGtttcaaagggaaaggcatACCAGCCAGGTGGATCTTATCATCATTT CGTTGGTATTGATGCAGCGCGTGCTTTCGGTACGGGTTGCTTCCAAACGCACCGCACTCATGATACCCGTGGAATGTCAGAAAAGGAATTAGCC AGCCTCGCTCACTGGAAAAAGTTTTACGCAGAACACAAGGACTATGTTAAAGTAGGCAGGGTCAACCACCCACCTATTGACCCTTCCACGCCTATACCTGAGCACTGCGATCCTAAGAAAGCAAAGGCTGCCAAAGAGGccgaagagaagaagaggaaagcagaggaaaaggagaagaacaACGCCAAGAAGCCGGAGCATGAAGAGCTTTAA
- a CDS encoding hypothetical protein (Uncharacterized protein C13G1.09) — translation MPRATKSSGKSRHDPLLVQLDEDEAHARYGRISQPGKRKKSARSADPDDDDAEVILDPKTSRRIFELAKDQQDELEMPDDADVAEEDLEDTRQVLSKPRAQVAFDDEDDDDHFDETGEEIEVEYEIDAGDMETLDALLPANAGERKTLADLIFAKLDSGEVTSTAAIQKVHQDREAPDPAAGLNPAVVEAYTKIGLLLRGYKSGPLPKLFKVIPSLPAWARMLALTHPENWSPHACYAATKIFISNMKPAQAQLFLGVVLLDAVREDIRENKKMNVHYYQALKKSMYKPGAFFKGIIFPLLDQGCTLKEATIIASILARTKVPVLHASAALLRIAEMDYTGPNSLFIRVLIDKKFELPYKVVDALVFHFIRLSNSYKAKTRGDAQKLPVLWHQSLLVFAQRYASDLTPDQKDALLDVIRATPHPQISPEIRRELVNSVVRGAPRVDQDQDVVMS, via the exons ATGCCTCGCGCTACAAAATCCTCAGGAAAGTCGCGCCACGACCCCCTGCTCGTCCAGctcgacgaggatgaggctCACGCTAGATACGGACGCATTTCTCAGCCAGGAAAGCGCAAAAAATCAGCTCGCTCGGCAGACccagacgacgacgacgcagaG GTTATCCTCGACCCTAAAACATCGCGGCGAATCTTCGAATTGGCAAAAGACCAACAAGATGAACTCGAAATGCCGGACGATGCAGATGTTGCGGAGGAGGACTTGGAAGATACAAGACAAGTCTTGTCCAAACCCCGAGCCCAGGTCGCTttcgacgacgaagacgacgatgatcaTTTTGACGAAACTGGAGAGGAGATAGAGGTGGAATAT GAAATAGATGCTGGAGATATGGAAACGCTAGACGCCCTTCTCCCCGCCAATGCTGGAGAACGTAAAACCTTGGCAGATCTTATTTTTGCCAAATTGGACAGTGGAGAAGTGACTTCGACTGCTGCGATTCAAAAAGTTCATCAAG ACCGAGAGGCGCCTGATCCTGCCGCTGGATTAAATCCAGCAGTCGTAGAGGCTTATACCAA AATTGGACTTCTTTTACGGGGATACAAATCTGGCCCCCTACCTAAACTTTTCAAAGTTATTCCTTCTCTCCCGGCTTGGGCGCGAATGCTCGCTCTCACACACCCTGAAAACTGGTCACCTCACGCCTGTTATGCTGCCACAAAAATCTTTATTTCCAATATGAAACCCGCTCAGGCACAACTGTTTCTCGGAGTGGTTCTGTTGGATGCTGTCAGAGAGGATATCCGAgagaacaaaaaaatgaacgTGCATTATTACCAAGCtttaaaaaaatcaatgtaCAAACCTGGTGCTTTCTTTAAAGGAATTATCTTTCCCCTACTTGAC CAAGGTTGTACGTTAAAGGAGGCCACAATTATTGCCTCTATCCTTGCCAGGACAAAGGTTCCCGTCTTGCATGCCTCTGCTGCTCTTCTACGCATCGCAGAAATGGATTACACCG gCCCTAATTCCCTATTCATCCGCGTGTTGATCGATAAAAAGTTCGAGCTTCCCTATAAAGTGGTGGACGCTCTCGTGTTCCACTTTATCCGATTGTCAAACTCGTACAAAGCCAAAACACGAGGGGACGCTCAAAAGCTCCCCGTTTTGTGGCATCAAAGTCTACTAGTATTCGCTCAAAG ATATGCTTCTGACCTGACGCCGGACCAAAAGGATGCCTTGCTAGACGTTATTCGAGCAACACCCCACCCTCAAATCAGCCCTGAAATTAGACGTGAATTGGTCAACTCTGTAGTAAGAGGAGCGCCAAGAGTCGATCAGGACCAGGATGTGGTGATGTCTTGA
- a CDS encoding Nuclear pore complex protein Nup160 codes for MDDYLVVSTHLSALDSTSASTVIVPTTRRNAPLAVVPDSDLPLEHATSSSVLTTTATGTILMRVIHGGLIVELVSLSTPVPPLRFVLPAAIIPTPSLFLFEESEIHIILITEIGSLFRLIIPIDGLKLWTDQADNIWPREYYVQNLPTEHAQECSVHALGTHSVAVSLPSGVLLRLEAETMGYDVHDDEEWTETVSHHGSFLSSLTSFLPIHSSSPNASDIISMSSHPWPTDIGSIWTLSRDRTLRMWKARLGCVTSKMLPASPNMKEPSTSASASAKYLLLDAERQNLVKVFSVASEDETRLDVYVLVFIPTPSSTSGGFFCLLDTSTDHFVEVGIIECPRNTAHCHLQDFTVSGNNLYALWDRQGQSVVERTTINFELLLSHDLAPTIWKTSEYMQQSELTPTNMEEQLLLPGSLTEKFLSAIMKPGVFSSLTLRTALDRYIEACLTLPGPQPPQLSAVYSSLCENIAAVVGCTVTLNRDHQTGGFQHANYWTALKRDWEGFVARCREIERSARWPLAIAAQGPQGVIVVERERVGSLVVEDVPISLCRMLQCDQPPHAQYDLFAIIWALRSKLGPQILSSLESRVVDIMHQEIAFSFAEILQDQARRIAFVENLEEGAASWFVGRLQSVADLDRATRNALDAIGGLDLAIKKEYTDTELLHPPPSSQWLRSQSAAFTTITVEARYDLCLCLIILLFFCSEELSGWDASLLAEVFAVFRGLAILRYISSQPAETQMSRGQVDVTSPDDVATQLRNMNVSKNKTQVASKSSLVYLLSQSPPPDGIASAAHNFLDSTGLLQSISPAHATRHEILFCEKVRTLGFSGVTSELLSWLPRTPGATYLQSQVFLSQGRIDDASQLLESLAGAFGVNNITLEDAEALSAVLPNSQLIDSQYSFYLFAADLFKNGYVYHEAYFSQLAIRVAPPSADTTSLWNTVVKGLTDLALYDDAYAAAMATPFENEKRELATQLAVRMCEGNAVAKLMSFDFSGIASEVEAALAFKARNTDPRIQPCYSRILYTWHIRRGDYRNASLSMFQRARKLRDVISDSTSFIALAEDQLESLSVAINALNLVEDKSAWILMPAIPDPTGKRQKVSKHIPESKFVTGKYDAEIISLAEMEYEYILLRAQIDIIKRDPSILSSPEYLLPPALIVMRLAQANQYTQAMATARSLKVDMTDVFIHLTNQCIRLTTNPGSLIREDTSGWLLTDIAASWQGAPSDRGWRYLQQSLKRHDGHENDYRYTKASFETILSVGKSSASPPWLIDSLEKYQPEYLIRISLKYENIADAVNFTYALVLKSDKHVSRESSRDASSTWLPYALIDQVLIAADAQITHPQHLTQLKTALNNRIKRMQKFSQNVS; via the exons ATGGATGACTATCTCGTCGTCTCGACACACCTTTCCGCTTTGGATTCAACCTCAGCATCGACTGTTATTGTTCCAACAACGCGACGAAATGCACCTTTGGCAGTGGTCCCAGACTCAGACCTACCTCTCGAACATGCAACAAGCAGCTCAGTACTTACAACCACTGCGACAGGAACAATCCTTATGCGTGTTATACACGGTGGATTGATTGTGGAACTCGTCTCTTTGTCAACGCCAGTTCCACCACTCCGATTTGTGCTACCAGCAgctatcattccaacaccctctttgtttcttttcgaGGAGTCCGAAATTCACATTATCTTGATTACTGAAATAGGTTCATTGTTTCGACTTATCATTCCTATTGACGGGCTCAAGTTGTGGACCGACCAAGCGGACAATATATGGCCAAGGGAATACTACGTTCAAAATCTACCCACTGAGCATGCCCAAGAATGCTCTGTACATGCTCTCGGAACGCATTCTGTAGCTGTCAGTCTGCCTAGCGGCGTTCTTCTCAGACTTGAAGCGGAAACTATGGGATACGACGTACATGACG ATGAAGAATGGACGGAAACAGTATCACATCATGGCTCATTCCTTTCGTCATTGACTTCGTTCCTTCCCATACATTCCTCTTCCCCCAACGCGTCCGACATCATATCTATGTCTTCTCATCCATGGCCAACAGATATCGGAAGTATTTGGACCCTTTCTCGAGATCGTACTCTTAGAATGTGGAAAGCTAGGCTTGGTTGCGTTACTTCAAAGATGCTCCCTGCTTCACCCAATATGAAGGAACCTTCTACAAGTGCTTCTGCTAGTGCAAAGTATCTTCTTCTCGATGCAGAACGACAAAACCTTGTCAAAGTTTTTTCGGTTGCTTCCGAAGATGAAACCAGACTCGATGTCTATGTCTTGGTGTTTATCCCTACCCCTTCTTCGACATCAGGTGGATTCTTCTGCCTTCTTGACACTTCCACTGACCACTTTGTTGAGGTGGGCATTATCGAATGTCCCAGAAACACGGCACATTGTCATCTTCAGGACTTCACCGTTAGTGGAAATAATTTATACGCCCTTTGGGATCGACAAGGACAATCGGTTGTAGAAAGAACAACAATAAACTTCGAACTACTACTCTCCCACGACCTCGCACCTACGATATGGAAAACATCAGAATATATGCAGCAATCCGAACTCACTCCAACGAATATGGAAGAACAATTGCTTTTGCCTGGATCTTTAACCGAGAAATTCCTCTCCGCAATTATGAAACCAGGTGTATTTTCTTCGCTTACGCTGCGAACAGCTCTAGACCGATACATCGAAGCTTGCTTAACTCTCCCAGGACCACAACCACCGCAACTCAGCGCTGTTTACTCAAGCCTATGCGAAAACATTGCCGCTGTTGTCGGCTGTACTGTTACTTTGAATCGCGATCACCAAACAGGTGGTTTCCAACATGCAAATTATTGGACTGCCTTGAAGAGAGACTGGGAGGGTTTCGTAGCTAGATGTCGTGAAATAGAGCGGAGTGCCAGATGGCCGCTCGCCATCGCGGCTCAGGGCCCACAAGGTGTGATTGTGGTTGAACGAGAAAGAGTAGGTTCCTTGGTTGTCGAAGATGTTCCGATATCTCTATGTCGTATGCTTCAATGCGACCAACCTCCTCATGCGCAGTATGACTTATTTGCGATTATCTGGGCGCTGCGTTCAAAATTAGGCCCTCAGATTTTGTCGAGTTTGGAGAGTCGAGTGGTGGATATAATGCATCAAGAAATTGCcttttcttttgcggagatTCTGCAAGATCAGGCCCGTCGAATTGCTTTTGTAGAGAATCTGGAAGAAGGTGCCGCTAGTTGGTTCGTTGGACGACTTCAAAGCGTTGCAGACCTCGACCGGGCAACTCGTAATGCACTTGATGCTATTGGAGGGCTCGATCTCGCCATTAAAAAGGAATACACAGACACTGAGCTCTTGCACCCTCCTCCATCGTCACAGTGGTTGAGGTCTCAGTCAGCCGCTTTCACGACTATCACGGTTGAGGCCAGGTATGACCTTTGCCTATGTCTCatcattcttcttttcttttgctcCGAGGAATTATCTGGTTGGGATGCATCTCTTCTAGCTGAAGTCTTTGCCGTATTTCGAGGGCTAGCTATTCTTCGCTATATCAGTAGTCAACCTGCTGAAACCCAGATGAGCCGTGGTCAAGTTGATGTGACCTCTCCAGATGACGTTGCAACCCAGTTGCGCAACATGAACGTTTCGAAAAACAAGACTCAAGTTGCTTCGAAATCCTCTTTGGTGTATCTGCTTTCTCAATCACCCCCTCCCGATGGTATCGCATCGGCAGCCCACAACTTTTTGGATTCCACAGGTCTCCTTCAATCTATTTCGCCTGCGCATGCTACTAGGCATGAAATTCTTTTCTGCGAAAAAGTGAGGACACTAGGGTTCAGTGGGGTTACTTCCGAGCTATTATCTTGGCTACCACGGACCCCTGGTGCCACTTATCTTCAGTCACAGGTATTTTTGAGTCAAGGGAGAATTGACGATGCCTCCCAGTTGCTAGAAAGCCTAGCAGGAGCTTTTG GTGTCAACAATATTACATTGGAAGATGCAGAGGCCTTGTCGGCTGTGCTTCCCAACTCACAATTGATAGACTCACAGTATTCTTTCTATCTTTTTGCTGCCGATCTCTTCAAAAATGGCTACGTATATCACGAGGCCTACTTTTCCCAGCTGGCTATTCGAGTTGCACCTCCTAGCGCAGATACAACATCCCTCTGGAACACTGTTGTGAAAGGTTTGACAGATCTAGCTCTGTACGATGATGCCTATGCTGCTGCTATGGCAACCCCATTTGAAAATGA AAAACGAGAATTAGCTACCCAATTGGCCGTTCGAATGTGCGAAGGGAATGCAGTAGCTAAACTTATGTCCTTCGATTTTTCCGGCATCGCCAGTGAAGTCGAAGCAGCGCTGGCTTTCAAAGCTCGGAATACCGATCCACGCATCCAACCTTGTTACTCTAGGATTCTATATACCTGGCATATTCGCAGAGGGGATTATCGCAACG CTTCATTATCGATGTTTCAGCGTGCAAGAAAGTTGCGAGACGTCATTTCCGATTCTACATCTTTCATTGCTTTGGCCGAAGATCAATTGGAGTCACTATCGGTGGCCATTAATGCTCTCAATCTTGTGGAAGATAAATCAGCTTGGATTTTGATGCCAGCCATTCCAGACCCC ACTGGAAAACGACAGAAGGTGTCGAAACATATACCGGAATCTAAATTTGTCACAGGCAAATATGACGCTGAGATCATATCTCTGGCCGAGATGGAATACGAATATATTCTTCTTCGTGCTCAAATTGACATAATTAAACGAGATCCTTCGATTCTTTCATCTCCGG AATACCTTTTACCCCCAGCTTTGATTGTGATGAGACTTGCCCAGGCAAACCAGTATACGCAAGCAATGGCCACCGCCAGAAGTCTGAAGGTCGATATGACAGATGTTTTTATCCACTTGACAAATCAGTGCATACGCCTCACTACAAATCCCGGTTCACTAAT CCGAGAAGATACTTCTGGATGGCTTTTGACAGATATTGCGGCATCCTGGCAAGGAGCTCCATCTGATCGTGGATGGCGATATCTACAACAATCCCTCAAGCGTCACGATGGTCATGAAAATGACTATCGATATACTAAGGCGTCATTTGAGACTATTCTGAGTGTCGGTAAATCCTCAGCATCACCTCCATGGCTGATCGACTCTTTGGAG AAATACCAGCCTGAGTACCTTATCCGAATCAGCCTTAAATATGAAAACATTGCCGACGCTGTGAACTTCACTTACGCCCTAGTTTTGAAG TCGGATAAACATGTGTCCAGAGAATCATCGAGAGATGCATCTTCTACTTGGCTTCCATATGCACTGATCGACCAAGTGCTTATTGCTGCTGATGCTCAGATTACCCATCCTCAACATTTGACACAGTTGAAAACGGCCCTCAATAATCGAATAAAACGTATGCAAAAATTTAGCCAGAACGTCTCATAG
- a CDS encoding Developmental regulator flbA yields MPSLPENEPQATSSHMMKTTKRGRPFLKDTLDLFATLIVSLQLGPHKQFFRTFPHSFSTDEAAQNLASLKFSQSNRGPDPRDPSRVVTTTTTTTFSMTRDMAKAMSQHFMDARLIENATDPTSNLFKDRGTYQLTPKGLHVLERFISKNGINSDHLQPVFSSQPICIKLLHLERRSSDDEIIVTQSVITALFRRFVGRSPNYPPPPDKQLDIFQKYNERSKGITLSDMTERAQPLLGKAAQVHKHCFAAVTALEWLCDFTSVVGREEAAEMAAQFVRFGLITLVSDKRKNNDSAIIFTVRGSAPGGNSPVSQQGEFRCTAKAIYKITDEGRRLAHWDVSPRPNGIQDSPTASSTNLTAVRSSEDGSLDSGPSDIKKGNMADAKIHRRISLAEKLNANYEAGEKKNSKESNTDRLRYILEEPGLRSLFREFLRGNFCEENLSFWVDVQDFKKKFNITSSAMAVSPVSRPGARNTPGQAAMERHHESLINTAFVIYNTYLAPSSQCELNIDHGLRNELVKYLEEVVTSLTGKAFQGRVEPEQANAFNATQLQTMIRLYERIQIHVFRLMATDSVPKFIKTPKFLAMRNWVEEFDPTENDIHLLSVGPSSPPGLNNSSEEVGGAYMTISQQASEREHRQQIESGAIHAS; encoded by the exons ATGCCGTCCCTGCCAGAAAATGAGCCCCAGGCGACCTCTTCCCATATGATGAAGACCACAAAACGCGGGAGACCGTTCTTGAAG GACACCCTAGATCTCTTCGCTACCCTCATCGTTTCTCTCCAGCTAGGTCCCCACAAGCAGTTTTTCAGGACTTTTCCCCATTCTTTTTCTAC CGATGAGGCTGCCCAGAACCTCGCTTCTCTCAAGTTTTCTCAGTCAAATAGAGGCCCCGATCCCCGCGACCCCTCACGAGTTGTCACGactaccactaccactaccTTTTCCATGACCCGCGATATGGCCAAGGCCATGAGTCAGCATTTCATGGACGCCCGTCTCATCGAAAATGCCACTGATCCAACCTCTAATCTGTTCAAGGATAGAGGCACCTATCAGCTCACTCCCAAGGGTCTTCATGTTCTCGAGCGCTTCATCTCCAAGAACGGCATCAACTCTGATCATCTGCAACCTGTTTTCAGCTCCCAGCCCATCTGCATCAAGCTTCTCCATCTCGAGCGACGCTCTTCAGACGACGAGATCATAGTCACTCAATCTGTCATTACCGCTTTGTTCCGTCGCTTCGTTGGCCGGTCTCCCAAttatcctcctcctcctgatAAGCAACTCGATATTTTCCAAAAATACAACGAACGCTCAAAAGGTATCACCCTCAGTGACATGACCGAACGCGCTCAGCCACTTCTCGGCAAGGCCGCTCAGGTTCACAAACACTGCTTTGCTGCAGTTACCGCTTTGGAGTGGCTTTGCGACTTTACTTCCGTTGTCGGAAGAGAGGAGGCTGCTGAAATGGCTGCCCAGTTCGTGCGTTTTGGTCTCATCACCCTCGTCAGCGACAAGCGAAAGAACAATGACTCGGCCATCATCTTCACTGTGCGTGGATCTGCCCCTGGAGGGAACTCCCCTGTCAGC CAACAAGGTGAATTCCGCTGCACGGCCAAGGCCATCTACAAGATCACCGACGAGGGTCGCCGTCTCGCTCATTGGGACGTCTCCCCCAGACCGAATGGTATTCAGGACTCCCCAACCGCTTCATCGACCAACCTCACCGCCGTCCGCTCGTCGGAAGACGGTTCGCTGGACAGCGGTCCCAGCGACATTAAGAAGGGAAATATGGCCGATGCCAAGATCCACCGTCGTATATCTCTGGCCGAAAAGCTCAACGCCAACTATGAAGcaggagaaaagaagaactCGAAAGAAAGTAACACAGATCGTCTGAGGTACATTCTGGAAGAACCTGGCCTTCGTTCTTTGTTCCGCGAATTCTTGAGAGGAAACTTTTGCGAGGAGAATCTTTCCTTCTGGGTTGATGTTCAAGATTTCAAGAAAAAGTTCAATATTACTTCCAGTGCCATGGCAGTTTCCCCTGTATCTCGTCCTGGGGCCCGTAATACACCGGGTCAAGCAGCAATGGAAAGGCATCATGAATCTCTTATCAACACGGCTTTCGTCATCTACAACACCTACCTCGCCCCTTCTAGTCAGTGTGAGCTCAACATTGATCACGGTCTCAGGAATGAGCTGGTCAAGTACCTTGAGGAGGTCGTCACCAGCCTGACCGGCAAGGCTTTCCAGGGACGTGTTGAACCCGAACAGGCTAATGCTTTCAATGCTACACAATTACAGACAATGATCAGACTGTACGAGCGTATCCAGATCCATGTCTTCCGTTTGATGGCCACCGATTCGGTTCCCAAG TTCATCAAGACGCCAAAATTCCTTGCTATGCGGAACTGGGTTGAAGAGTTTGACCCGACAGAAAATGATATCCATCTCCTTTCCGTCGGACCATCATCACCTCCAGGTCTCAACAACTCATCGGAAGAAGTGGGCGGTGCATATATGACGATCTCACAGCAAGCCAGTGAGCGTGAACATAGACAGCAAATCGAGTCGGGCGCAATCCACGCTTCATGA
- a CDS encoding 4-hydroxy-2-oxo-heptane-1,7-dioate aldolase, whose amino-acid sequence MNTFSRFIPSFASPPSASSNAQLRHGKPQQQFDHLARINTDDHVNAEFAGQWDADECEDELLGLQRVMADAQNPRRPVIGSWMMFPGANLARMVAQLGYDFILVDCEHGNIDDAAMHASVGAIAGEGVSPLVRIPKLDVGTVKRALDCGAHGILCPSISTVDDARALVSYSKFPATTKPLTNQSSKKLLSGIRGVGSPFAPSVFRQSLAEYIRTANRNTFIAIQIETTEGLSNCEEIAKVDGIVLKNSQVTDHQTNSPNDLASSMGYPPLSHESIPEVQEAIERILAAAHKAVDLMNLGGDVVALMEWNNEQLARLDDITGKKSTSAMYY is encoded by the exons ATGAACACCTTCTCGAGGTTTATCCCCAGTTTTGCTAGTCCGCCATCAGCATCTTCCAATGCCCAACTTCGACATGGAAAACCGCAACAACAGTTCGATCACCTTGCTCGAATCAACACAGATGACCATGTGAATGCTGAGTTTGCGGGGCAATGGGATGCGGATGAGTGCGAAGATGAGCTTCTGGGCCTACAACGCGTCATGGCAGATGCTCAGAACCCAAGACGGCCTGTTATTG GATCCTGGATGATGTTCCCTGGAGCGAACCTGGCAAGGATGGTAGCACAGTTAGGGTATGAT TTTATACTAGTGGATTGTGAACACGGAAACATCGACGACGCGGCGATGCACGCATCTGTAGGCGCCATAGCCGGTGAAGGCGTCTCTCCTCTCGTCCGCATTCCCAAGCTTGACGTTGGGACCGTCAAGCGCGCCTTGGACTGTGGAG CCCATGGCATACTCTGCCCATCCATATCGACAGTCGATGATGCTCGTGCTTTAGTATCCTACTCCAAGTTCCCAGCAACGACCAAGCCATTAACAAAtcaaagctcaaaaaagCTGTTATCGGGTATTCGAGGTGTTGGCTCTCCTTTCGCGCCCTCTGTATTTCGGCAGAGCCTCGCAGAGTATATACGCACTGCAAATCGTAACACGTTCATTGCTATTCAAATTGAAACAACCGAGGGCCTTTCTAACTGCGAGGAAATCGCAAAAGTCGATGGGATTG TCTTAAAAAACTCCCAAGTCACTGATCACCAAACAAACAGTCCGAATGATTTGGCATCATCGATGGGATATCCGCCTCTCTCACACGAATCCATCCCCGAAGTTCAAGAAGCTATCGAGCGCATCCTCGCTGCTGCCCACAAAGCAG TCGATTTGATGAATCTGGGAGGAGATGTTGTTGCTTTGATGGAATGGAACAACGAGCAGCTTGCTAGGCTAGATGATATCACTGGAAAGAAATCCACAAGCGCGATGTATTATTAA